One Kitasatospora sp. MAP12-44 DNA segment encodes these proteins:
- a CDS encoding GTP-binding protein: MTLHHHRTAAAGHGAVAVAGAPEVSLLRLATAGSVDDGKSTLVGRLLHDCQAVLADQLAAVERVSRERGLPAADLALLTDGLRAEREQGITIDVAYRYFATPRRRFILADTPGHVQYTRNMVTGASTAELAVVLVDARNGVTEQTRRHVAVAALLRVPHMVLAVNKMDLVGGDEAVFTAIADECARYAARLGAPELVPIPISALRGDNVVTPSSEMSWYGGPTLLEHLEEVDVEEDPDTHPARFPVQYVLRPQHAGEFRDYRGYAGRLASGVLRRGDQVVVLPSGRQCAIAAIDRLGERDVDFALAPQSVTLRLTEDLDVSRGDLIVPAAAQPRLTRDVRATVCHLADRPLRAGTRVLLRHATSTTRAVVSSLDVRLDVTTLGVEAAPESLHANEIGVLTLRTASPLPMDDYRTNRRTGSFLLVDEADGSTLTAGMVGALDVGAARHGD; this comes from the coding sequence ATGACGCTCCATCACCACAGAACGGCGGCGGCCGGCCACGGCGCCGTAGCCGTAGCCGGCGCACCCGAGGTGTCGCTGCTGCGGCTGGCCACCGCGGGGTCGGTGGACGACGGCAAGTCGACCCTGGTCGGCCGGCTGCTGCACGACTGCCAGGCGGTGCTGGCCGACCAACTCGCGGCCGTGGAGCGGGTGTCGCGCGAGCGCGGACTCCCGGCTGCGGACCTCGCGCTGCTGACCGACGGCCTGCGCGCGGAGCGCGAGCAGGGCATCACCATCGACGTCGCCTACCGCTACTTCGCCACCCCCAGACGCCGGTTCATCCTGGCCGACACCCCGGGACACGTGCAGTACACCCGCAACATGGTCACCGGCGCCTCCACCGCCGAACTGGCCGTGGTCCTGGTCGACGCCCGCAACGGCGTCACCGAGCAGACCCGGCGCCATGTCGCGGTCGCCGCTCTGCTGCGGGTGCCGCACATGGTCCTGGCCGTCAACAAGATGGACCTGGTCGGCGGCGACGAGGCGGTCTTCACTGCGATCGCCGACGAGTGCGCCCGCTACGCGGCCAGGCTGGGGGCGCCCGAACTCGTCCCGATCCCGATCAGCGCCCTGCGCGGGGACAACGTGGTCACCCCCTCGTCGGAGATGAGCTGGTACGGCGGGCCGACGCTCCTCGAGCACCTCGAGGAGGTGGACGTGGAGGAGGACCCGGACACCCACCCGGCCCGGTTCCCCGTCCAGTACGTCCTGCGCCCGCAGCACGCGGGCGAGTTCCGGGACTACCGCGGCTACGCGGGCCGACTGGCCTCCGGCGTCCTGCGCCGCGGCGACCAGGTCGTGGTGCTGCCGTCGGGGCGGCAGTGCGCCATCGCGGCGATCGACCGGCTCGGGGAGCGGGATGTGGACTTCGCCCTCGCCCCGCAGTCGGTCACCCTTCGCCTGACGGAGGACCTGGACGTCTCACGCGGCGACCTGATCGTGCCGGCTGCCGCGCAGCCGCGGCTCACCAGGGACGTCCGCGCCACCGTGTGCCACCTCGCCGACCGGCCGCTGCGCGCCGGCACCCGGGTGCTGCTGCGGCACGCGACCAGCACCACCCGAGCGGTCGTCAGCTCCCTGGACGTCCGGCTGGATGTCACCACCCTGGGCGTCGAAGCCGCGCCGGAGAGCCTGCACGCCAACGAGATCGGAGTCCTCACGCTGCGCACGGCGAGCCCCCTGCCGATGGACGACTACCGCACCAACCGGCGCACCGGCTCGTTCCTGCTGGTGGACGAGGCGGACGGGTCCACGCTGACCGCCGGCATGGTCGGCGCCCTGGATGTGGGAGCGGCCCGCCATGGCGACTGA
- a CDS encoding ABC transporter substrate-binding protein, which yields MVFLLLGALSGCGGSAAASAGPAATLRLGYFADITHASAVIGVAKGLYAHDLGSTRLEPQVFQAGPDEMTALLGGHLDAAYVGPSAALNAYARSHGEALRVVAGATIGGAELVVRAGITTPAQLKGRTLATPQLGNTQDVALRYWLSQQGLRTDPDGGGDVAVVPQSNATTLDQFRLGRLDGAWLPEPWASRLVEEGGGHVLVDERSLWPDGRFATTELVVATSYLTAHPQTVQTLINAQLDTQDWVAANPAAAQQTAGSALRTLTGTTLQPAELSRAWSELSLTDDPVSASLPTLVQHAVAVGVLQKTSVTGMYDLTLLDRALAARGSPALPR from the coding sequence ATGGTATTCCTCTTACTCGGTGCGCTGTCCGGCTGCGGGGGCTCGGCGGCCGCCAGTGCCGGGCCCGCGGCCACGCTCCGGCTCGGCTACTTCGCCGACATCACCCACGCCAGTGCCGTCATCGGGGTCGCCAAAGGCCTCTACGCCCACGACCTCGGGTCCACCCGGCTCGAACCGCAGGTCTTCCAGGCCGGCCCCGACGAGATGACCGCCTTGCTCGGCGGCCATCTGGACGCTGCCTACGTCGGCCCCTCCGCTGCTCTCAACGCGTACGCGCGCAGCCACGGCGAGGCCCTGCGCGTGGTCGCGGGCGCCACCATCGGCGGCGCGGAGCTGGTGGTGCGCGCCGGCATCACGACACCCGCCCAGCTCAAGGGCCGGACCCTGGCGACCCCGCAGCTGGGCAACACCCAGGACGTGGCCCTGCGGTACTGGCTGAGCCAACAGGGCCTGCGCACCGACCCGGACGGCGGCGGAGACGTCGCCGTCGTCCCGCAGAGCAACGCCACCACCCTCGACCAGTTCCGGCTCGGCCGCCTCGACGGCGCCTGGCTGCCCGAGCCCTGGGCCTCGCGCCTGGTCGAGGAGGGCGGCGGGCACGTCCTGGTGGACGAGCGGTCGCTGTGGCCGGACGGCCGCTTCGCCACCACCGAACTGGTCGTCGCCACCTCCTACCTGACCGCACACCCGCAGACGGTCCAGACCCTGATCAACGCCCAACTCGATACCCAGGACTGGGTGGCGGCCAACCCGGCCGCCGCGCAGCAGACGGCCGGCTCCGCCCTGCGCACGCTGACCGGCACCACGCTGCAGCCCGCCGAACTCTCCCGCGCCTGGAGCGAGCTGAGCCTCACCGACGACCCGGTCAGCGCCTCGCTGCCGACCCTGGTCCAGCACGCGGTGGCCGTCGGCGTGCTGCAGAAGACCAGCGTCACCGGCATGTACGACCTGACCCTGCTCGACCGCGCCCTCGCCGCACGCGGCTCCCCCGCCCTCCCCCGCTGA
- a CDS encoding ABC transporter ATP-binding protein has product MASSTAPPAATTEPASEPAVVLRGVTKSYPRPGGVQPPVLEDIDLTVPSGGFTCVIGASGCGKSTLLSLIAGLDLPTSGEVEVAGGHAALMFQDAALFPWLSAGRNVELALRLRGVRRAERRAEAERLLALVRLAGARDRPVHELSGGMRQRVALARALAQESKVLLMDEPFAALDAITRDVLHDELIRVWQETGCAVVFVTHNVREAVRLGRHVVLLSSRPGRIAGQWTVHIPQPRRIEDAAVAELAAEITEQLREEISRHAGT; this is encoded by the coding sequence ATCGCATCGAGCACGGCACCGCCGGCAGCCACCACAGAGCCGGCGTCCGAGCCCGCTGTCGTTCTCCGCGGCGTCACCAAGAGCTATCCCAGGCCCGGAGGCGTCCAGCCGCCTGTGCTCGAGGACATCGACCTGACCGTCCCGTCGGGGGGCTTCACCTGCGTCATCGGTGCCTCTGGCTGCGGCAAGTCGACGCTGCTCAGTCTGATCGCCGGCCTCGACCTGCCCACCTCCGGCGAGGTCGAGGTCGCGGGCGGCCACGCCGCGCTGATGTTCCAGGACGCGGCCCTGTTCCCCTGGCTCTCGGCAGGGCGCAACGTCGAACTCGCGCTGCGGCTGCGCGGCGTGCGGCGGGCCGAGCGCCGCGCCGAGGCCGAACGGCTGCTCGCGCTGGTCAGGCTGGCCGGGGCCCGCGACAGACCGGTCCACGAACTCTCCGGCGGGATGCGCCAACGGGTCGCGCTGGCCCGCGCGTTGGCCCAGGAGAGCAAGGTCCTGCTGATGGACGAGCCGTTCGCGGCGCTCGACGCGATCACCCGCGACGTGCTGCACGACGAGCTGATCAGGGTGTGGCAGGAGACCGGCTGCGCCGTCGTCTTCGTCACCCACAACGTCCGCGAGGCGGTGCGACTCGGCCGCCACGTCGTCCTGCTCTCCTCCCGCCCCGGCCGGATCGCCGGCCAGTGGACGGTGCACATCCCCCAGCCGCGCCGGATCGAGGACGCCGCGGTGGCCGAACTGGCCGCCGAGATCACCGAACAGCTGCGAGAGGAGATCAGCCGCCATGCGGGCACCTGA
- a CDS encoding ABC transporter permease: MRAPDSDLVEAGLDALETPARRPAGAAASLRRKALPPLLAVLLVVAVWEAVFLARVEPDWVLPGPVQVWQSMRGALQQGDVWPSVGQSVSRGLLGFAASVLIGTPLGLLTGRLRPLRVALGPILAGLQNLPSVAWVPPAVMFFGVTPTALYCVVLLGAVPSIALGLVSGLDQVPPLFLLVGRNLGARRLASVRHVLLPAALVGYVGGLKQGWAFAWRSLMAAEIIAVSPALGHGLGRLLKQAQDAGDMGLAFCAIILILCVGILVNLLVFAPLERRVLRSRGLAGQDS; the protein is encoded by the coding sequence ATGCGGGCACCTGACAGCGACCTGGTGGAAGCCGGTCTCGACGCGCTGGAGACACCCGCCCGCAGGCCCGCGGGCGCCGCGGCCTCGCTGCGCCGCAAGGCACTGCCACCGCTGCTCGCCGTCCTGCTGGTGGTCGCGGTGTGGGAGGCGGTCTTCCTCGCGCGCGTCGAACCCGACTGGGTGCTGCCCGGACCCGTCCAGGTCTGGCAGAGCATGCGCGGCGCACTCCAGCAGGGCGACGTGTGGCCCAGCGTCGGCCAGAGCGTCTCGCGCGGTCTGCTCGGCTTCGCCGCCTCCGTGCTGATCGGCACCCCGCTCGGACTCCTGACCGGGCGGCTGCGCCCGCTGCGTGTCGCGCTCGGGCCGATCCTGGCCGGGCTGCAGAACCTGCCGTCGGTGGCCTGGGTCCCTCCCGCGGTGATGTTCTTCGGCGTGACCCCGACTGCCCTCTACTGCGTGGTGCTGCTCGGCGCCGTGCCCTCGATCGCGCTCGGACTGGTCTCCGGTCTCGACCAGGTGCCGCCGCTGTTCCTGCTGGTCGGCCGCAATCTGGGCGCCCGCCGGCTGGCGTCGGTGCGGCATGTGCTGCTGCCCGCGGCGCTGGTCGGCTACGTCGGCGGACTCAAGCAGGGCTGGGCCTTCGCCTGGCGCTCGCTGATGGCCGCCGAGATCATCGCCGTCTCCCCCGCGCTCGGCCACGGTCTGGGCCGACTCCTCAAACAGGCCCAGGACGCGGGCGACATGGGCCTGGCCTTCTGCGCGATCATCCTGATCCTGTGCGTGGGCATCCTGGTCAATCTGCTGGTCTTCGCTCCCCTTGAACGCAGGGTGCTGCGTTCAAGGGGGCTGGCCGGCCAGGACAGTTAG
- a CDS encoding glycosyltransferase family 2 protein, whose amino-acid sequence MYHPTTIALLAADVLLMLLIVRQPLSRTFDDSDRGSGQIVQLPPVRRPSLPRLVSFLVVGACVCTLIVALRHPQLDQAYSSLVADTLSATNGNSHLTMMYAHSLPPLLPAAVVGYLVTIAAVLPTTPGRRLMILAHAPLFVAFSVLTNCFTALIGAAAGLPLGPVPLLALVLQSTFGYFLIYRLTFTTYRLPRITQLPSLRRGDWRDNLVLLCCLLGSLSIVAALALALASQVGDHPIAMFLILASLRSGVTDLMFMLLALVRMAGARKPRLGTERPALNVIIPAYNEAAGIERLLASIDRAAAAYGGPVHAVLCDDGSTDDTRALAEAAIADYRYATGEVIQGPHAGKAKALNLALARCTADFVYRVDADCAVDPNAFAHSIPHFISDPRVGVVGALTLPKEPYDTWIDRMRAMEQLFTYGLCLATLTTVDAVPCVPGTFCAFRRQVALDFGGFVHGMFGEDAEFTCAFGRLGWRVVLDPHVISYEDVPVKVGQLRVQRFRWGLGGMMNFARYTPFGQGAPGPRFWFELPRSAGIRLVSPIHLFVMLLAVLYGVLQPQPQHNLARFAVIFVLVQIPALIPRLCVILYYRRAHLLAWIPLWLPFTFLKRFFQLESTLACGTRPVRLPLAVRTRLPALRSALRPRRTEDPAPGA is encoded by the coding sequence ATGTACCACCCCACCACCATCGCCCTGCTCGCCGCCGATGTGCTCCTGATGCTGCTCATCGTGCGCCAGCCGCTGTCCCGCACCTTCGACGACTCGGACCGCGGCTCGGGCCAGATCGTGCAACTGCCGCCCGTCCGCAGGCCGTCGCTGCCGCGCCTGGTGAGCTTCCTGGTCGTCGGCGCGTGCGTCTGCACGCTGATCGTCGCCCTGCGCCACCCCCAACTCGACCAGGCGTACAGCTCGTTGGTCGCCGACACGCTGTCGGCCACCAACGGCAACTCGCACCTGACCATGATGTACGCGCACAGCCTGCCGCCCCTGCTGCCGGCCGCGGTCGTCGGCTACCTGGTCACGATCGCCGCCGTGCTGCCCACGACGCCCGGGCGACGGCTGATGATCCTGGCCCACGCACCGCTGTTCGTCGCCTTCTCCGTCCTCACCAACTGCTTCACCGCGCTGATCGGCGCCGCGGCCGGCCTGCCGCTCGGTCCGGTGCCACTGCTGGCCCTGGTGCTCCAGTCGACGTTCGGCTACTTCCTGATCTACCGCCTCACCTTCACCACCTACCGCCTGCCCCGCATCACCCAACTGCCCTCGCTGCGACGGGGCGACTGGCGCGACAACCTCGTCCTGCTGTGCTGCCTGCTCGGCTCGCTCAGCATCGTCGCCGCGCTCGCGCTGGCGCTGGCGAGCCAGGTCGGCGACCATCCGATCGCGATGTTCCTGATCCTGGCCAGCCTGCGCTCCGGGGTCACCGACCTGATGTTCATGCTGCTCGCGCTGGTCCGGATGGCGGGGGCCCGCAAACCGCGCCTGGGCACCGAGCGTCCCGCGCTCAACGTGATCATCCCCGCCTACAACGAGGCGGCCGGGATCGAGCGGCTGCTGGCGTCCATCGACCGCGCGGCGGCCGCCTACGGAGGCCCGGTCCACGCGGTGCTGTGCGACGACGGCTCCACCGACGACACCCGCGCCCTGGCCGAGGCGGCCATCGCCGACTACCGGTACGCCACCGGCGAGGTGATCCAGGGCCCGCACGCCGGCAAGGCCAAGGCGCTGAACCTCGCGCTGGCGCGCTGCACCGCCGACTTCGTCTACCGGGTCGACGCCGACTGCGCGGTGGACCCCAACGCCTTCGCCCACTCGATCCCGCACTTCATCTCCGATCCGCGGGTCGGTGTGGTCGGCGCGCTGACGCTGCCCAAGGAGCCCTACGACACCTGGATCGACCGGATGCGCGCCATGGAGCAGCTGTTCACCTACGGGCTCTGCCTGGCGACCCTGACCACGGTCGACGCCGTGCCGTGCGTGCCCGGCACCTTCTGCGCGTTCCGCCGCCAAGTGGCGCTGGACTTCGGCGGGTTCGTGCACGGGATGTTCGGCGAGGACGCCGAGTTCACCTGCGCCTTCGGCCGACTGGGCTGGCGCGTGGTGCTCGACCCGCACGTGATCTCCTACGAGGACGTGCCGGTCAAGGTCGGCCAACTGCGCGTCCAGCGCTTCCGCTGGGGGCTCGGCGGCATGATGAACTTCGCCCGGTACACACCGTTCGGCCAGGGCGCGCCCGGCCCGCGGTTCTGGTTCGAGCTGCCCAGGAGCGCCGGAATCCGGCTGGTCTCGCCGATCCACCTCTTCGTGATGCTGCTGGCGGTCCTCTACGGGGTGCTCCAGCCGCAGCCGCAGCACAATCTCGCCCGATTCGCCGTGATCTTCGTGCTGGTCCAGATACCCGCGCTCATTCCGCGACTGTGCGTCATCCTGTACTACCGGCGGGCACACTTGCTGGCGTGGATTCCACTATGGCTGCCGTTCACGTTCCTCAAGCGATTCTTCCAGCTGGAATCGACGCTGGCCTGCGGAACCCGGCCGGTGCGACTGCCCCTGGCGGTGCGTACGCGCCTGCCGGCGCTGCGCTCGGCGCTGCGGCCCCGCAGAACCGAGGACCCCGCGCCGGGGGCCTGA
- a CDS encoding protein phosphatase 2C domain-containing protein produces the protein MNITSATLAARSDAPNLDLLLTGPDVVVLLDGAGGPSAEGSGCLHGVHWYVRQLGSRLLSALLTTEQPPAELLARAIEAVADLHRSSCDLRNPATPSSTVAIVRRREDVLDYLTLHDSTILLTRHDRTRAVSDRRLHGIPELRHRREQMSHLPLGGNLHAVARRAYIAHELTYRNTPGGYWVAGADPRSAAEAVSATVTAKGLRAVSLLSDGAGDYVDVYRLADWPQVAGLLERDGPARLVQLVRAAERGDPSGRVWPRLKTHDDATAAHWSPT, from the coding sequence ATGAACATCACCTCGGCCACGCTGGCCGCCCGCTCCGACGCCCCGAATCTGGACCTGCTCCTCACCGGCCCCGACGTGGTCGTCCTGCTCGACGGAGCCGGCGGGCCGAGCGCGGAAGGCAGCGGCTGCCTGCACGGAGTCCACTGGTACGTCCGCCAGTTGGGCAGCCGGCTGCTCAGCGCGCTGCTCACCACCGAGCAGCCGCCGGCCGAGCTGCTGGCCCGGGCCATCGAGGCGGTCGCCGACCTGCACCGGTCGAGCTGCGACCTGCGCAACCCCGCGACGCCCTCCTCGACGGTGGCGATCGTCCGCCGCCGCGAGGACGTCCTCGACTACCTGACCCTGCACGACTCCACGATCCTGCTCACCCGGCACGACCGGACCAGGGCGGTGAGCGACCGCCGGCTCCACGGCATCCCCGAACTCCGGCACCGGCGCGAGCAGATGAGCCACCTCCCGCTGGGCGGCAACCTGCACGCCGTCGCCCGACGGGCCTACATCGCCCACGAGTTGACCTACCGCAACACCCCCGGCGGCTACTGGGTGGCGGGAGCCGACCCGCGCAGCGCCGCCGAAGCCGTCAGCGCGACGGTGACGGCGAAGGGACTGCGGGCCGTCTCGCTGCTCAGCGACGGCGCGGGCGACTACGTGGACGTCTACCGACTGGCCGACTGGCCGCAGGTCGCCGGCCTCCTGGAGCGGGACGGACCTGCCCGCCTCGTCCAGCTGGTGCGGGCAGCCGAACGCGGCGACCCGAGCGGCCGCGTGTGGCCACGCCTCAAGACCCACGACGACGCGACCGCCGCGCACTGGTCGCCGACCTGA
- a CDS encoding UTP--glucose-1-phosphate uridylyltransferase: MTRTIRRAVIPAAGLGSRLLPMTKATPKEMLPIGDRPVIEHTVRELIDSGVTDITIVVSDNKDLIQRHFRPNPSLVSRLRADGKSGYADAVEEVGELSRRGHITYLDQHGPYGNGTPVLNAARHLGDEPMLVLWPDDVFVAEVPRAQQLIRAYEATNAPVLALMPMDDPTDALRYGVPVVKEDLGDGSMRITGLVEKPDPKDSPSAFAVIGGYVITPAVVEEIREQTRRWHEHQQGEVYLTDAINAYAATRAVYGQVIKGRWYDTGTPLAYLTAQFAAALAHPEYGPHLRRLAQDLGAS; the protein is encoded by the coding sequence ATGACCAGGACCATCCGCCGAGCCGTCATTCCCGCCGCCGGTCTCGGCTCACGCCTGCTGCCGATGACGAAGGCGACGCCGAAGGAGATGCTGCCGATCGGCGACCGGCCGGTGATCGAGCACACGGTGCGTGAGCTCATCGACTCGGGCGTCACCGACATCACCATCGTCGTCTCCGACAACAAGGACCTGATCCAGCGCCACTTCCGCCCCAACCCCTCCCTCGTCTCCCGATTGCGCGCGGACGGCAAGTCCGGGTACGCGGACGCGGTGGAGGAGGTCGGCGAGCTCTCCCGGCGCGGCCACATCACCTACCTCGACCAGCACGGCCCCTACGGCAACGGCACGCCCGTCCTGAACGCGGCGCGCCACCTCGGCGACGAGCCGATGCTCGTCCTGTGGCCGGACGACGTCTTCGTGGCCGAGGTGCCCAGGGCGCAGCAGCTGATCAGGGCGTACGAGGCGACCAACGCGCCGGTGCTGGCCCTGATGCCGATGGACGACCCGACGGACGCCCTGCGCTACGGCGTCCCGGTGGTGAAGGAGGATCTCGGCGACGGATCGATGCGCATCACCGGCCTGGTCGAGAAGCCCGATCCCAAGGACTCGCCGTCGGCGTTCGCCGTGATCGGCGGATACGTCATCACCCCCGCCGTGGTCGAGGAGATCCGCGAGCAGACCAGGCGCTGGCACGAGCACCAGCAGGGCGAGGTGTACCTGACCGACGCCATCAACGCCTACGCCGCCACCCGCGCCGTCTACGGACAGGTCATCAAGGGCCGCTGGTACGACACCGGCACCCCGCTCGCCTATCTCACCGCGCAGTTCGCCGCCGCGCTCGCGCATCCCGAGTACGGCCCGCACCTGCGCCGCCTCGCCCAGGACCTCGGCGCTTCCTGA